From the Cystobacter ferrugineus genome, the window ACCCTGTTGGATGTCGAGCGCCTGCGCCGGGACGTGGAGTAGGACCCCCGCGGGACCGCGCCCTCCTGGCGCGGTCCCCCTCCCATCCACTCCCCTGGGCTCGTCGACGTCGGCCGTCTTCCCCCCTCCACGACGGCCTCGGCGTTCCGGACTCCCGCGCGATGCCACCCCGCGGGCGTGGCCTTCGCGCGCCCGCGCCCGGACGGAGTGTCCAGGGCGCGGCGTTCGGGATCGACGGAACGTGAGTTCCGAGCCTACGTTCCTTTCTACCCCGGATGGAGGCGGAGGGCTGTGAACGGCTTCACGGCTCGGGTGTGAAGCCGTTCACAGACAAGCGGGGCCCTTCGTGCCTTCCCCCCGGGGGGGTCGAGGGCGTGGGCGCGGCTCAGAAGGTCGCGCCGAGGTTGAGGGTGCCGGTGTAGGTGCCGCCGTTGCTGAAGGCCTCGTTCACCGGGGTGCCCGGGGTGGTGGTGGGCACGCCGGTGGCGAACTGCTGGTCGAGCAGGACGTTGTAGTTCACGCGCGCATCCGCGGTGAAGTCGCCGATGTGCAGGCGCAGTCCGCCGCCGAGCGGCACGTTGCCCACGGTGTCGTCCTGGAAGCCCGCCGCCTCGGCGCGGACGTTGTAGCGGCTGAGGCCGACGCCCGCGAGCACGTAGGGCTGCAGGGGCGCGGCGGTGAGGCCGAGGGTGGCCACCGCCTGGGCGCCGTTGCGCATCACGTCCGGGCCCCGCGAGGCGCCGGGCGTGGCCACCGTGTCGCGGTTGAAGTTGTTCGACGCGCCCGAGTAGCCGATCTCCACGCCCAGCACCTTGGACGGACGGAGCATGAGCGTGGCCCCGTAGGCGGCGCCCGGGCGGATGTTCGAGCCGAGCGAGCTGGTGTAGCCCTCCACGCCGCCGCCGACGAGCACGGACACACCGCGCATGTCCGCGCTGGACTCCCGGCGGACCTCGTCGCGTGCCAGGGCCGTGCCCGCGCCCAGGGTCAGCACCGCCACGCCCGCCACCACTCCCACGGTTGTCTTCTTCATGTGTTCCTCCCCCTTCGCGCTGGAATTCGAGCTGGCAGGAAGCTGGGAGGGTCCCTCGCGGGGTGCTACCGGGCAGGCGGGGAGGCGGGCCCCAGGGCGCTCCCGTCTTGTCCTCCTCACCTGTTCGCTTCCCTGCTCCGGAAGGGGCTGGCATCTTCCCGCCGCACTTCTTCGCATTCCGAGGTTCACGCGTGCCGGAGAGAGACTGGGAGCGTCTGGGAGAGCTGGCCGGAGGCATGAAGGCCGGCGCGGTTGCGGTGGGCCCCGAGGGCTTCGGGTGGGTGGGTGGGGTGGAGGAGCCCGCGGAAGGGGGCCTGCTGGAGCGGATGAAGGCGCGGCGCGCCCGGCTGCTGCGCGTGGCGGCGGGCAACCCGACGAGCGTCTGGGAGGGGGCCGGTTGGGTGCAGGCCCTGGATTGCTCCGGCCCGGTGGGCGCCGCCGTCATCGCGACGCTGCGCGCCTCGGGCACGGGCTCGGACTACCACCTGCTGGTGTCGGTGGATGGGGGCCGCGAGTGGCAGGCGCGAGGCCCCGTGGGCTCGCCGACCCTCACGCAGGTGCTGGCCGTCAGCGAGCGGGAGCTGTGGGTGCTGGGCGCCGGGTTCCTCGGGCATACCGTGGACGGGGGCGCCACGTGGACGGAGGTCCGCCTGGCCGGAGAGAGGGAGCCGCGCACCGAGCGGTTGCGGCGCGTGGACGGGGGCGTGGCGCTCCTGGGGCAGGGCGTGTCGCTCTCGCTGGACGGTGGCCAGACGTGGAGCCCCCGGGAGGTGGGGGCCTCGCGCGTGGTGGACGTGGACGGGGCCTTCGTGGCCGCGGTCGTGGACGGCCAGACGCGGGTGGGCGAGCGGCAGGAGTCCGGAGTGCGCTGGGGCGAGCCGTTGCCCGCGGGCCGCGAGCCGGTGCGGCTGGTGGCCACCGAGGGCATGCTGCGGGTACTCACGCGCGGCGTGGACCCGGCCCGGGGCATCGAGCCCGTGCTGTACGTGAGCGAGGATGGGGGAAACACCTGGTCCCATCACCCGCTGCCGCTCGGGCTCCGGGTGGACATCGCCGGCCGGGAGTGGGCCCTGGGCGTGGACGCGGGCGGCGTCCTCCTGGGCCGCCTCGCGTGAGCGCCACGGTTGGGCAATGGGGGGGGAGCGCTAGAGCGGCACCTGCTCCCGCCCCGGGTGGGTGATGTAGCCGGTGCCCGCCGCCACCAGCTTCGCCATCAGCCGATCGATGCCGTTGGAGCGGCTGAAGGCCATCTCGTTCTTCGTCACGCCCACCAGCGTGAGCAGCTGCACGCGGCCCGACTCGAGCTGGAAGTGCGCGGGGCGCGAGGGATCCGTCACGAAGACGAAGCCGCTGAGCTTGGAGTCGCCACCCGTGAGCGTTCCCTCCACCGGGTAGCGGTGCCCCACGGCGAACAGCCGTGCGCACACCAGGTTGTAGGCCATCATGTCCACCAGCCGCAGCACCGGCCAGCGCTCCTCCTCGGGCGTGTGGATGACCATCTCGTAGCCCAGTCCACTCGGCGCCCCCTCCTGCACCTCTTCTCCGGGGGCCAGGGTGAAGGGGTTGGACAGGCCGCTCGTCACGTACGTCCAGTAGGGGTACTCGGGCGTGGGCGGCGCGACCCGCACACCCATGGGACCCCAGTTCGGATCGAGTTCCTTCGCCGCGGAGGGCTCGTCACTGTCCATCCACGCTTCGAGCGCACCCGTCTGGTCCAGCGTGTAGACCTCCTCGCTGATGTTGCCGAAGAGCTTGGGGTACTCCACCTCGTCCCGGTCGGCCCAGCAGTCCTCATACCACTGCACGAAGGCTTCATCCGTCTCAGGCGCTTTCATAGCGGAGTGACTCTAGAGCGGGTTGCCCCCGGTCCCTTCACTTTTCCGTCACAATCCATCGTCCGCTGCACAGGAGGGTGGGCGGGCGGCCTTCATGCCCCCGAGGCCCGGCCGGGCAGGGGCCAGGGCTTGAGCCCCGCGAGCTGCTCGGCCTGCTCGACGGCGGGTCGCAGGTGCGCATGCTCTCGGTGGAGGAAGTCGCGCACCGCCTTGTCCAGTGTCCGGTTGAACAACAGGTGCGCGCTGTGCACCGCCGTGGGCTCGAAGCCCCGGGCGATCTTGTGCTCGCCCCCCGCGCCGGGCTCGAACACGCGGCGCCCCGCGCGGATGTTGTCCTCCACCGAGTGGTACAGGCACACATGGAAGTGCAGGAAGGGATGCTCCTCGTGGCACCCCCAATAGCGGCCATAGAGGCGCTCGGGCGTGGCGAGGTTGAAGGCCCCGGCGATGACCTTGCCCGCGCGCTCGGCCTGCACCAGCTCCACCGTGTCCGGCATCGCGCGGAAGATGCGCACGAAGAAGTCCTCGGTGAGCTGCACCTGCCCCCAGGGCCCCCGGCTCGCGCACGTGGCCTCGTAGAAGCCGAAGGCGCGCCGGGCATGCTCCGCGCCCACCTCCGCCCCGCGCACCGTGCGCACGGTGATGCCCTGGGTGGCGGCCGCCGCCCGCTCGCGCTTGATTTGAGAGCGGCGCTTGGAGTCGAAGCGCGAGAGGTAGTCGTCGTAGGTGCGGTAGCCCGGGTTCTTCCAGTGGAATTGCAGGGTGATGCGGCGCGCGAGCCCCTGCGCTTCCAGCATGTCCGCCTCGTCCTCGCGCGGGTAGAGGAAGTGCACCGAGGAGCAGCCACTCTCCCGGGCGCTCTCCACCGCCGCGCGCAGCAGCAGGAGCCGCAGCGCGGGCACGTCCTCGCCCGGGGCGATGAGGAAGCGCGCGCTGGTGGCCGGCGACAGCGGCGCGCCCACCACGAGCTTGGGGTAGTACTCCACGCCGAGCCGCTCGGCGGCGCCCGCCCACGAGAAGTCGTAGATGTACTCGCCCATGCTGTGGTGCTTGCGGTAGGCGGGGGAGGCGGCCGCGAGCTTGCCGTCGCGCCAGAGCGTCAGGTGCTGCGGCTCCCACCCCGTCTCGAGCGTCGCGCTGCCGCTCTCCTCCATGGCGGCGAGCCACTCATGGCGGATGAACGGAGGCGCCTCGGGTCCGGCGAGGGCGTTCCACTCGGTGGCGGAGACATCGGTGATGGATTCGAGGAGGCGGAGGCGGAGGTTGGCGGCCACGGGCTCCATCTAACGCGCCCTTTCCGGCTCCGCCGCTCCACCGTGCCGCCGGTGCCGCTCGGCGGACAGTCAGGCCACCCCTCGCCCGGCGGCATGGGCCGTCCTCCACCCGGGCCCACTCCGGACGCGCTCCCGGCCGGGCCCCGTGGTAGGCACGCGCGCCCCGGTGGCAGTGGGAGGACGTGGAAATGCAGCGCTCGGAAGTCGTCGCCCTGGACAAGCGGCATGTGTGGCACCCCTACACGCCGATGGACGAGTACATCGCCCGGACGGAGCCCCTGGTCGTCGTGGGCGCCGAGGGGCCCTACCTGTTCGACGCGGATGGCACGCGCTACCTGGACGCCAACGGCTCGTGGTGGGTGTCCACCCTGGGGCATCGCCACCCACGGCTCGTGCGCGCCCTCACCGAGCAGGCCGGAGCCTTTCCCCATACCTCGCTCGCGGGGGTGACCCATGCGCCCGCCGCGCGGCTGGCCGCGGAGCTGGTCGCCCTGGCCCCGGGCGCGGGGGGGGCCGGGGCGGAGCGGCTCTCGCGCGTCTTCTACTCGGACAACGGGAGCACGGCGGTGGAGGTGGCCATCAAGATGGCGGCCCAGTACTGGGCGCAGAACGGACGGCCCGCGCGCACGCGCTTCATCACGCTCTCGGGGGCCTTCCATGGCGAGACGATCGGCGCCACGAGCGTGGGCGGGGTGGAGGTGTTCCGCGACGTCTTCGGGCCGCTGCTCTTCGACGTGGTGCACGTGCCGTCCCCGGCCGAGCCCGCGGGCTGGGAGCGCGCCTTCGCCCAGGTGGAGGCCACGCTGCGCGCGCACCCGGACGAGATCGCCGCCGTCATCCTCGAGCCGCTCATCCAGGGCGCGGCGGGCATGCACGTGTACGCGCCGGCCTTCCTCCGGGCGGTGCGCGAGGCCACGCGCGCGGTGGACACCTTCCTCATCGCCGACGAGGTCTTCACGGGCCTGGGGCGCACGGGGGCGCGCTTCGCGTGCGACCTGGCGGACGTGGTGCCCGACCTGCTGTGTCTGGCCAAGGCGCTGTCGGGGGGCCTGTTGCCCTTCGCGGCGACGCTGGCCACCGAGCGGGTGTTCTCCGGCTTCGGGGGCGGGAGCGAGCGGGCGCTGTATTACGGGCACTCGTACTGCGGCAACCCGCTGGGCGCGGCGGTGGCGCGCGAGGTGCTCGCGGTGTACCGGGACGAGGACGTGCTCGGGCAGGTGGCGCGCAAGGCGCCCCGGGTGAAGGCCGCCTTCGAGCGCATGGCCGCGGACATCCCCGGCGTGACGCGGCCGCGGGCGCTGGGCATGGTGGGCGCGGTGGACCTGGGCGGCGGAGGCTATCTGGCCCGGGCGGGCTGGCGGGTGTACGAGGCGGCGCGGCGGCGGGGCCTGTACCTGCGCCCCCTGGGCGACACCGTGTACGTGGCCCCCTCGCTCAACATCCCGGACGCCGCGCTGGACGAGCTGCTCGCGGGCGTGGAGGAGAGTCTTCGCGAGGTGGCCCGCGCGGGCGGCTGATCCGCCCGGCACGCAATAGAAACTCGCCCCCGGGCGTACTTCATGCACACTGGGGTTTTCGTCACCCCATTCAAGGTCGAGGAGGAGCGGAGATGGGCTCGGGCCTGTGTTCGTGGATCATCTTGGGATTCTTCGCGGGCCTCATCGCCCGCGCCATCATGCCGGGCCGTCAGGCCATGGGCATCATCGCCACCACCCTGCTGGGCATCGGTGGCTCGTTCATGGGCGGCTTCCTCGCCTCGGTGATCCGCGGCGGAAGCTGGCGCTTCTTCCAGGCCAGCAGCTTCATCGGCGCCATCATCGGCGCCGTCGTGCTGCTCTTCATCGGCTCGATGATGTCCGGCAGACGTTAGGCGCCGGACCCGTTCCCGGTCCGGAATACCGCCAAGAGCGAAAAAAACCGCGAAGGTCGTGAAAAACGGAATACCTCCATGTATATTGGAGGAGCAGTCAGCGCAAAACCCCTCCAAGGTGCTTCTGGCTGCGGGCAGGCCGCGCGCGGACTCGTTGAGTGGGAAACCACCGGAGCCGCGCGCGGCCGCACTTTTCTTCCCGGCCTGTCCCGCCGCGCGGCCGAGGTGATGGAAACGCAACCCTTGCCCCGTCGTCCCTCTGGCGGGGACTTCCGGTACTCATGCGCGGAGGTAGCTTCTGGCCCTCGTCCGACCCTCGCCCCCGGCGGTGGACGGACAGTCCGAGGAGCTCCATGGGCGCGGTCACGATGGTGCTGGTGGCGTGGTTGATGGCGGGCTCGCCGGCGCAGGAAGTGTCTCCGCCGGGCACTCCAGGCTCGTTCGTGGCCAGGACGCTCACCCTGCGCGGGGTGTCGTATTCCTACTCCGTCTACCTGCCACCCAACTACCGCCCCGGACAGGGGTGGCCCGTCATCCTGGCGCTGCATGGGGCGAGCTCGCGCGGCACGGAGGGCACGCTGCCCCGTTCCCAGCGTCTGGCGGCGGCGGTGCGTCTGTACCCCGAGCGCTACCCGGCCCTGCTGGTGCTTCCCCAGTGTCCGCCCGGCGCGGACTGGAGCGGGGACGTGGCGGAGTTCGCCCTGCGGGCCGTGGACAGGACGCTCGTCGAGTACGGAGGAGATCGCAGACGGGTGTACCTGACGGGGGAGTCCATCGGGGCCCAGGGCGCGCTGCGCTTCGCGGCGCGCTTCCCGGACCGCTTCGCCGCCGTGCTGTCGGTGTCCGAGCGCTCGGCGGATCGCTCCGTGGTGGAGCGGCTCAAGGGGGTGCCCCTGTGGATGTGGCACGGCGACGCGGACAAGGAGGTGCCCGTCTCCGAGAGCCGCGCCTTCCTGGAGCTGTTCAAGGCCGTGGGCAACACCTCCGTGCGCTACACGGAGCTGCCCGGCCTGGGCCATGACATCTTCGACACCGTCTATCTCGACGAGGCGGTGAGCACCTGGCTCTTCGCTCAGCGGCGCGCCCAATGAGGCGCTGAACGCGGCCCCGAGCGCGGCCCGGAAGGCTCAGTCCTCGGGCGGCTCGGGCGCCACGCGCGCCGTGAGGACATGATCCCTCCAGCGCCCCTCGATGAGGACGGACTGGCGCGCGAGCCCCTCGACCTGGAAGCCCACGCGGCGCAGCACCGCGGCGCTGCGGTGGTTGTCCGGCAGGTGGTTGGCCATCAGGCGGTGCAGGCCCAGGGGCCCGAAGGCATGAGCGCACACGGCGCTCACCGCCTCGCTCATCAACCCCTTGCCCTGGTGGCGCGCGTCGAGCCCGAAGCCCAGCTCGGCGCATTGCAGGGGCCCGCGGCGGATGTCGTTGAGCGACACGCTGCCCAGCACCGGGCTCGACTGGGAGGGGAGCTCGCGTGACAGCAGGAAGAGGCGCAGGGCCAGGCCGCGCCGCCAGTCCTCGGCGTCCTGGGCCAGGCGCGAGCGCCACCAGGTGACGGTGAAGAAGTTGTCCGGGCGCGCGGGCGACACGGGCCCCAGGTGCTCGCGGTTGGCCAGGTGATAGGCGAGCACTCGCGCGGCGGCATCCGGCGGCAGCAGGGTCAACAGCAGCCGCGGCGTGGTGAGCGAGGCCTGGAAGATGTCCGGAGGCATGCGGCTTGGGTGCGCAGGTGCGGCGGTGGATAGGCTACACCTGTGTCCCATGCGCCTGCACCTCGTCGATGGGACCTACGAACTGTTCCGTGCCCACTTTTCACCTCGTCCCGGAGTCCACGCTCCGGACGGCCGGGACGTGAAGGCCACGGTGGGGCTCGCCGCCTCGCTGCTGGCGCTCCTGCACGACGAGCACGAGGCGGTGAGCCACGTGGCGGTGGCCTTCGACAACCCCATCCACTCGTTCCGCAACGAGCTGTTCGCCGGGTACAAGTCCGACGAGGGCGTGCCCCCGGAGCTGCTCGCGCAGTTCGACGCGGCCGAGGACGCGGCGCGCGCGCTCGGGCTCACCGTGTGGTCCATGAAGGAGTTCGAGGCGGATGACGCGCTGGGCACCGCCGCCGCGCGCTGGGCCGGACAGGTGGAGCAGGTGCGCCTGCTCACCCCGGACAAGGACTTGGGGCAGTGCGTGCGCGGCCAGCACGTGGTGCAGGTGGACCGCAAGCAGCACAAGGAACTGGACGAGGCGGCGGTGCGGGCGCGGCTGGGGGTGGCCCCGGCGAGCGTGCCGGACCTGCTGGCGCTCGTGGGAGACGCCGCGGATGGCATCCCCGGCCTGCCCGGCTTCGGCGAGAAGGGCGCGAGCCTGCTGCTCGGAGAGTACGGCCACCTGGAGCGCATCCCCGACGACGCGGCCGCGTGGACGGTGCGGCCCCGGGGCGCGGAGAAGCTCGCGGCCACCCTGCGTGCCCATCGCGAGGAGGCGCTCCTCTACCGCCGGCTCGCCACGGTGGTGACGGACGCGCCCCTGCCCGGGTCCCTCGAGGACCTGGCCTGGGCGGGCGTCCCCCGCGAGCGCTACCTCGCGTGGTGTGACGCGATGGGCGTCACCACGCTGCGCTCGCGGCCCCAGCGCTGGGCGCCGTGAGCCCCCCGTGGACCCGCGTCCGACGGGGCTTCCCCCTGCCGGAGGCCCCTCTCCAGGCGTGGGAAAGCCCGGATTGTCCGTGAGAAGACATCAAGACGGTTTTTCGAGGTGGTGCTGACAGGTCCTCAATCCCGTCCAGGATGTGAAGGGTTCTCTCCTCACCTGTTGGCTCTGGTGTATGACCTCACCTGGCACATCGGGTTCAGCTCTGAGCGACATGACGGGTGGAGCCATGGCGCGGTGCCTGGGTTCCCCTCGTGAATCCGAGCACTCTTAGCGTCCCCCGTTCTTCCAACTACCCCTCCCATCCTGTCGCGGGTGACCTGTCCGACCCTAAGCAGACGGCCTGATGGGTCGGCTTACGGAGGGCCAGGAAACCGCGATGGGACAACCTTCGACCAGCAAGCTCGCAGCGAATGTGGGCGAGCTCGCGCGAGAGGCGCGGGTTCGTGCGGGACTGACCCAGGCGGATGTGGCGGAGCGGGTGGGGCTGGCGACCGAGGTGTACGGGCGGCTGGAGCGGGGCCGGATGTTGCCGAGCGTGCCGTCGCTGCGGCGGTTGTGCATCGCGTTGCGCATGCCGTCCGACTCGCTGTTGGGGCTCAACACCGGCGAGGTGCCGACGTGGGCGGCCGAGTCCACGCCGGAGGAGTACGACGAGGTGCCCGAGCTGCGCCGGCTCATGCGCACCCTGCGCAAGCTGGATGGCACCCAGCTCAAGCTCATTGGCCTGGTGGCCTCGGCGCTGCAGAAGCGCTAGCGGACGCACACCCCGCGCGCTTGGGGCTTGTCTTCGGAGGGCGAGCCCTGGCCTCATGGCACCCCTTTCCCGATGGGGGTTTGCGCATGGTGGTCGACGAGCGGCGATGCGGCGCGGGCAGTGCCTTCCCTCTGCTGGGTGTGTTGCTCGCCGTGCTGCTTCCGCTCGCGCCGGCCCGAGCCCAGGTGCCCACCACGCCGCAAGGTGGCCTCGGCGAGCTGACGGACGTGCCCCGCTCCGCCGAGGACGCGGGGGTCGTGTCCACCGAGCGGGACGTGCTGCGCGAGGACGGGGGCTTCTCCCTGGGCGGCGCGGAGGGCTCGGATGGAGGCACCCCGCGCTTCGAGCCCCCGGCGCTCCTGGCCGACTCGCCCGCGCGCTACCCCGAGGCGCTCGCCGCCCAGCCGGTGGCGGGCACGGTGCGCCTGGAGCTGCTGGTGGCCGAGGACGGTGAGGTGGACGAGGCGCGGCTCGTCCAGGGCGTCCACCCGTTGCTCGACCAGGCCGCGCTGCACGCCGCGACGCGCCTGCGCTTCTCCCCCGCGAAGGTGGAGGGCGTGCCGGTGCCGGTGCGGCTCACCTTCGAGTACCACTTCCAGGCGCCCGTGGCCCCCGCCGAGCTCTCCTCCTCCGGCGAGCCCCTGCCGCCCATCAGCCTGCGCGGCCTGGTGCGCACCAAGGGCAACCGCCAGCCCATCGTCGGCGCCGTGCTCGAGTTCGACGGGGTGCACGACGCGCCCGTGGAGACGGGCGCGGACGGCCGCTTCGAGGCCCGGCTCGCCCCGGGCGCGCACACCGTGCGCATCTCCGCGGCCGGCCACAAACCCGGCTTCTTCCGCGAGAACCTCCAGGCCGGCGAGGCGCTCGAGGTGGTGTACGGCCTGGAGCCGCTCGTGGTGAATCCCTACGAGACGGTGGTGCGCGGTGATCGCGAGCGCACCGAGGTGTCCCGCGTCACCCTGCATGACGCCGAGCTGCGGGAGGTTCCCGGCACCCTGGGAGATCCCTTCCGCGTCGTCATGCTCATGCCCGGCGTGGGCAGCATGCTCTCGGGCGTGTCCTACCCGGTGGTGCGCGGCAGCCAGCCGGCCTCCACCGGCTACTTCCTCGACGGCATCCGCGTCCCCATCCTCTTCCACCTCTTCCTCGGGCCCGCGGTCATCCACCCGGACTTCATCGACACCATCGACTTCTATCCCGGCAACCCGCCCACCCCGTATGGCCGCATCACCGGTGGCGCGGTGGAGGGCCGGCTCACGCGCCCGCGCGATGATCGGCTGCACGGCAGCGTCTACGCGGACCTGCTCAACGCCGGCCTCTTCATCGAGTACCCCTTCCAGTCCACGGGCACCAACGTCTCGGTGGCCGGGCGCCTGTCGTACACGCCCTGGCTCATCGCGCTCGCGGCCAACGCGCTGCAACCGCCCGGCTTCAACGACTCGAAGCTGGTGTTGGACTTCTACGACTACCAGGCGCGCATCGAGCAGAAGGTGGGGCCGGGGCGGCTGCGCCTGTTCGCCTTCGGCTCCTCGGACACCTTCGGCACCCGGGCGACGACGGACGAGGGCTCCACCCAGCTCCAGTCCGTGCTCTTCCACCGCCTGGACTTGCGCTACCGCCACCCCGTGGCCGGCGGCGAGCTGGAGGGCGGAGTCTCCGTGGGCGTGGATCGCTTCGCCATCGTCGGCGACAGCTTTGGCGGCGACGGCCTCACCGTGAACGTGGACCAGCGCAACGTCACCGCCCGCCTGCGCGACGAGCGCGAGCTGGGCCAGGGGTTGTCGCTGCGCAGCGGCCTGGAGGTGGAGAACACCCGCGCCCTCGTGTACTTCCTCGCCCGCAGCCGCACTCCGGACGGTGGGGGCATCGATGAGATCCGCATCGATCAGCCCCTGGCGATCGCCACCTTCAGCGGCTTGTGGTCCGAGCTCACCTGGAAGCCCGAGGGCTCGCGCTGGACGGTGGTGCCCGGCCTGCGTCTGGACAACTACTACCTCTCGGGCGGCGTCAACGCGTTCGTGGCCGAGCCGCGGGTGACGGCACGCCACAAGCTGACGGACGCTCTCACCCTCAAGGGCGGCGTGGGCCTCTACCACCAGACGCCCACCACGCTCATCAGCCTGCCCGTCATCGACATCGCGGCGCTCAAGCAGGGCTTGCAGCAGGCGGTGCAGATCTCCGCGGGCGTGGAGTACCAGGGACTGGCGGGCTTCGACGTGAGCCTGGACGGCTACGTCAACCCGCTGCTGCGCACCGTGGAGCTCACGCCCTTCGGCACCGAGACCCCGCCGTCCACCCCGCTGCCGCCTCCGGATCCCGACGGAGGCGAGCCCGGACGTCCCCGGCCGCCCCCCACCACCGGGGGCCAGGGCTCCGTGCGCGGCCTGGCGCGGCAGCAGCAGCCCATCCCCGACGTGGGCGACCTGGGGGACTTCCGCGGCCGGGGCCTGTCCTATGGCCTGGAGCTGCTCATCCGCCGGCCCCTGGGGGGCAACTGGTTCGGCTGGCTGTCCTACTCCCTGCAGCGCAGCACCCGCCTCACCCGCTTCAACCGCTACGACGCCAACGGGCAGTTCATCGGCCAGGCCGAGGGGAACCTGCCCTACGTCTTCGACCAGACGCACGTGGCCAACCTGGTGCTCAGCTACAAGTTCGCCAACAACATCACCCTGGGCGGCGTGCTGCACTTCAACACCGGCCGGCCCGAGTCCGGCAACCTCACCAGCCGCACCCAGGTGGAGGGCACGGATTCCCTCGGCCGGCCCGCCTGGGTCCCCGTGAGCCTGGACCGGGTGGACCGGCTGCCGCCCTTCTTCCGCTTCGACCTGCGGCTGTCCAAGGCGTGGGCCTACGAGACCTTCTCGCTCGAGGCCTACCTGGACATGCTCAACGTCACCATCAGCCAGGAGGTGGTGGGTTTCAACTACGGGGGAGGATTCGACCTGCCCTTGAACAAGACGCCCACTTCACTCCCCATCGCCCTGCCCATCCTCGGCCTTAAAGGCCGCTATTAAGGAAAAAGCTGGAAATCGGCGCGGGGGGCGGGATTTCGGGCGGGCCCCATGCCATACTGTCGCAATTCGTACTCCTGCCTCCCGGGGCTCCTCGAACGCCTGGGAGCGGAGTCGATGGGGGGAAGCGCGTGAACTCATCGGGAATGGCCAGGCCCACTCATTCCGGGGCGTTACACGGGGAGTATCCCGACCCGTACATCCTGTTCCAGTCGGTGCGTGGCGAGACGGGCGTGCTGCTCGACTTCGAGTGGACGGCGTTCAATCCGGCTGCCGAGCCGTGGGTGCCGGGCCCGTCGCGGGCGCTGTCGGCGTGGCACGGGGTGGAGGGCCTGCCGGAGCCGGAGGTGCTGGGCGCGGTGGTGGAGGGGGGGGCTCCGCTCGGCTTCGAGCTGCACGTGCGGCGGGGAGGCGGGGAGCGCTGGTTCCAGGCGCGGGCCGTGAAGCAGGGGGATGGCTTCGCGCTGTGGCTGTCTGATCGCACCGAGGCCCACGAGCGGGAGCGCGTGTTGCGCGAGGCGCTGGAGCGGGCGCGCGAGGCGCTGGAGCAGGAGCGCAAGGCGCGCGAGCGCGAGGCGTACCTGTCGCTGGCGCTGGAGACGGCGCACATGGTGACGTGGGAGTGGTCGGAGGCGCGGGGGAGCTTCTCGCTGTCGGCCAACGCCGAGGACTTCTTCGGGGTGCCGCCGGAGGGGCTGGGCAACACGGTGGAGTGGCTCCTGGGGCGCGCCCATCCCGAGGAGCGCGCGCGCATCGCCGAGGCCTTCGCGCGGATGCGCACCACCGAGGGGGCCCATGCCTTCCAGTTCCGGGGCCCCTGGCCGGACGGCACGGTGCACACCTACGAGGTGGTGGGCCAGTCCTTCCACGAGGAGGGCCTGCCCTTGCGCGTGCTGGGCGTGGCCATGGACATCACCGAGCGCCTGCGCTCGCAGGAGGCGGTGCGCGCGGCCGAGGAGCGCTACCGCCTGGCGGCGCTCGCCACCAATGACGTGCTCTGGGAGTGGCTGCCCACCACGGGCCACATCTACTGGAGCGAGGCCTGCCACCGGATGCTCGGCTACCAACCCCAGGAGATGGGGGACGAGGCCTGGTGGGCGGAGCAGATCCACCCGATGGATAGGGAGCGCGTGGTGGGCAGCCTCCATCGGCTGGTGGCCGAAGGGGGCGAGTCGTGGACGGCCGAGTACCGCTTCCGGAGCAAGGATGGCACGTA encodes:
- a CDS encoding TonB family protein gives rise to the protein MVVDERRCGAGSAFPLLGVLLAVLLPLAPARAQVPTTPQGGLGELTDVPRSAEDAGVVSTERDVLREDGGFSLGGAEGSDGGTPRFEPPALLADSPARYPEALAAQPVAGTVRLELLVAEDGEVDEARLVQGVHPLLDQAALHAATRLRFSPAKVEGVPVPVRLTFEYHFQAPVAPAELSSSGEPLPPISLRGLVRTKGNRQPIVGAVLEFDGVHDAPVETGADGRFEARLAPGAHTVRISAAGHKPGFFRENLQAGEALEVVYGLEPLVVNPYETVVRGDRERTEVSRVTLHDAELREVPGTLGDPFRVVMLMPGVGSMLSGVSYPVVRGSQPASTGYFLDGIRVPILFHLFLGPAVIHPDFIDTIDFYPGNPPTPYGRITGGAVEGRLTRPRDDRLHGSVYADLLNAGLFIEYPFQSTGTNVSVAGRLSYTPWLIALAANALQPPGFNDSKLVLDFYDYQARIEQKVGPGRLRLFAFGSSDTFGTRATTDEGSTQLQSVLFHRLDLRYRHPVAGGELEGGVSVGVDRFAIVGDSFGGDGLTVNVDQRNVTARLRDERELGQGLSLRSGLEVENTRALVYFLARSRTPDGGGIDEIRIDQPLAIATFSGLWSELTWKPEGSRWTVVPGLRLDNYYLSGGVNAFVAEPRVTARHKLTDALTLKGGVGLYHQTPTTLISLPVIDIAALKQGLQQAVQISAGVEYQGLAGFDVSLDGYVNPLLRTVELTPFGTETPPSTPLPPPDPDGGEPGRPRPPPTTGGQGSVRGLARQQQPIPDVGDLGDFRGRGLSYGLELLIRRPLGGNWFGWLSYSLQRSTRLTRFNRYDANGQFIGQAEGNLPYVFDQTHVANLVLSYKFANNITLGGVLHFNTGRPESGNLTSRTQVEGTDSLGRPAWVPVSLDRVDRLPPFFRFDLRLSKAWAYETFSLEAYLDMLNVTISQEVVGFNYGGGFDLPLNKTPTSLPIALPILGLKGRY
- a CDS encoding 5'-3' exonuclease; the encoded protein is MRLHLVDGTYELFRAHFSPRPGVHAPDGRDVKATVGLAASLLALLHDEHEAVSHVAVAFDNPIHSFRNELFAGYKSDEGVPPELLAQFDAAEDAARALGLTVWSMKEFEADDALGTAAARWAGQVEQVRLLTPDKDLGQCVRGQHVVQVDRKQHKELDEAAVRARLGVAPASVPDLLALVGDAADGIPGLPGFGEKGASLLLGEYGHLERIPDDAAAWTVRPRGAEKLAATLRAHREEALLYRRLATVVTDAPLPGSLEDLAWAGVPRERYLAWCDAMGVTTLRSRPQRWAP
- a CDS encoding helix-turn-helix domain-containing protein, yielding MGQPSTSKLAANVGELAREARVRAGLTQADVAERVGLATEVYGRLERGRMLPSVPSLRRLCIALRMPSDSLLGLNTGEVPTWAAESTPEEYDEVPELRRLMRTLRKLDGTQLKLIGLVASALQKR
- a CDS encoding sensor histidine kinase; this encodes MNSSGMARPTHSGALHGEYPDPYILFQSVRGETGVLLDFEWTAFNPAAEPWVPGPSRALSAWHGVEGLPEPEVLGAVVEGGAPLGFELHVRRGGGERWFQARAVKQGDGFALWLSDRTEAHERERVLREALERAREALEQERKAREREAYLSLALETAHMVTWEWSEARGSFSLSANAEDFFGVPPEGLGNTVEWLLGRAHPEERARIAEAFARMRTTEGAHAFQFRGPWPDGTVHTYEVVGQSFHEEGLPLRVLGVAMDITERLRSQEAVRAAEERYRLAALATNDVLWEWLPTTGHIYWSEACHRMLGYQPQEMGDEAWWAEQIHPMDRERVVGSLHRLVAEGGESWTAEYRFRSKDGTYVDVLDRGRAARDARGEVARMIGSMMDITERKRALERMAEEARFRERFIGILGHDLRSPLHAIALSARELGRRGVPVLHQRLLQRIETSAARMGNMISDILDLTRARLAGHIPLHLSSTSLPQVCQQVVEEMTAVHPERTLLLDIEGACEGVWDFERLAQVVSNLVGNALEHTPLDTPVRVRCREEGAGWRVLEISNRGTPIASHLLDTLFDPFRQAGPARTGRGSGLGLGLYIVRQLVLAHQGTVSVQSTAEDGTTFTVRLPRDSHDAPAATPEALAGRGALPFQSMSQERPTE